GCCAAGGATCTATACAGCAGCTGTTTATCTGGCCAGTGGTCAGGAAAATGAGACGCCGTTTAGCAGACGATTCTTTGGACAATTTCATAAAGAGCttgactgaaatttaaaataagctaCCTATTTACCTAATTATAGTCAAGTATAATCACAATTCTTTAATTTCAATGGGTAATCTTTTCAAGGGCGGTAATAGAAACTGTGATACAAAAAGAGCGTGAGGAGCAAGTTAAGTTCAACAAGGAGCTTAAGAAGAAAGCCGCCGAGAAGAAGAAGGAAGCAGATGATGAGATCCTACGGAATGCGAAGGAATGGCACGCTTTGATGAACCTCAGGAAGAAAAGGAGATTTGAGGTCAATAAACAACACCAGAAGGAGATTTTGGATCAGTAAGTTTTGAACAACGCATTATTTGATCTACTAAACTAACTTAATATCTCCTAAGAATGCTCCATGTCGATGCTGCTTAGATTTCACGCGATGTAGCAAAATAAAGCAAAATattctttgataataatttttccgAACTGTCGCTACATTTGTAGTTTATGCCGCCGTCGCTGAGCTttctaagtataaaaatatattgctaaACTATATAGTCACCATTTAATATCCTCTACAAAAAATTGCACCCACACCTTAATTAAGCCCATAAAGTTCAATTATTAACGAGAGAACTAAAAACCTAATGTGGAGGCGTCTACTACCAAGCGTCTGTCATTTTGAGGTTCAAAAGAGGTATCTATCTTTTGAAGGCTTCTATTTATATcttcctaataaaataaaacttgaaattcaTTTGAAATTTTAGAGCATACGAAGTATCAGAACGTAACCGCATAGAATATGAAATGGAGCTGAATCTGCAAAAGAATGACAACAAAAAGGCTCAGGAGCAGTTGGACACCATCAAGGAATTCGAAGAGGAATTCGTAAGTAACTTACGAGGTTTCCTCATAATCGTGCACTCTAGACAGAGTGGTCATCAGGGTCAACACGACTTTAGAATTTCCAATCCgcaaaatattacatacttctagaaaaaaaataaagtgttaAATTAAAGTGGCCACCAACACCTAAGACTATAACAGTGTGGGGCTATACCTATTGTGTATATTGTGTGGGGATCATAATTTTTGAAACTAAAAACTTCGAGTACTAAATACATAGATAGAAAAGTAcggtattttcaaatattttatacaataatccTGAGGGGGACGGCCTTATGCATAAAAACTGTTAAGTAAAAACTGTCTTGCTTCCTTAAATCGGTCTTTCAGGTCTGATTATcccataatttattttagagtAAGAAAGAGAAAGAGACCATCTTAGCGGACATGAAGCGCGCCAAGTTGGAGGCAGACATGCGACGCCGCGAGCAAGAAGCGCGAGACAAAATGGACGACCGCCTTATCGAAGTGCTGCAGAAGTCCAAAGCTCGGACTGAAAGGAAGAGACGAGAGACTGAGAAGAGGGTAAGGCTACGTTCACACGACTATGTCCTGCACGTATTTTTCTGGTTCGATTTTTAACGTGCAACCAGCTCGATGTTCACACGGTAGGCTTTCGTTGGTATTAGCTGGAGTTTTAACACAGTAGATGTCTACCACGTGCCAAGACTCAAGAGTTAAGTTCTAAAGAAATGATCTATTTGTCTCTTGGGATCACATCAATCGTACTCCAGGTTCGATGAGAGTCCGGTTGTCTGAATTTTGACAATGAGATTCGAATGCTTTTTGCTTTCTGCATAAAAACTATGGAAgcaaatttaattcaaattagaTACTTCTCAACATTCCTCAAggacatgtacctacctaaagtgCTGAATATGTGTTTGAAAAAAGGATTACCTATCGCTTGAAAGGAAACCAAGCCTAAACCTCCagagtttttttcttttttagatgTCCACTTACGGCTTATATATCCATAATCCACCTACTTGTTTATAGACTCTTCTAGCGACTACAAAAATatcaatacctacctacttttaaaataaacctctgtaataagataaaaataatagataaaatttgCAGATTCAAAAGGAGAAACAAGATGTGCTTGATAAAATAAGTCAACGGCTTGAAAGTGGAGACACAGCGCGCAATGCCAAAGAACAAGAAATCCTTGAAAAAGCTGtcaaagaaaaagaagataTGTAAGTTTTGATCAATCAACATCTGACATCTGCGATCCTTCATATCACAACGATTTTCTAGGATCCCATTTGTTCAAACTTTGTTGACCGATTAGATAGTCTAAATTGTGTGGGCACAGCCGCGTAAAGTTAATTCTACTACCTACATAATACGTACTAATTACTCGGTTTAGTGAAGAAGCCCGTCGTCAGGCCGACTCGCGCCGCAAGCAGCAGTTCAAGCAGGACCGCATCGAGACGCGGAAGCAGTTCTTGGAGAAGGAAAAGCAGCGGCTGCACGAGATCGACGTGATGCACCAGTGGGAAGTCATGAACAGGTGAGtgcaaattcaaataaaacaatgtagGAGAATCGACAAGGTGAATGGATGGGGTGTCAGAAAATGGtcacattgtatttttaatgttagGTTCAAGGCCGTATTCTAGCCCATTTGCTAGCCTTGCATTCCCTTTATGCCACTGAAAGCAACCTCAGGGAGATGACACTTCAGGCttttattgacattgttaaatatCTAAACCGAACATTTCCTATAGCTATATGCCTCCATCAAGTGCCAGTTGTCTCAGTCAGAAATTATGAAATAAGTGGACGTAAACATGTCATTGTCCTGGCAAGATACCTCCACACAAATACACCAATAGTTAAGAATTTATACGTCATGCGTCCGAAGTTTGAAGTAAGTAGGTTATCAAAAGGTAATTGATGTCATGTGCTAAGTAGTAAAGACAACGCAATGTCGTATTCAGACCTAGCGTCGAGTTAAGGAGATACAACATCTGGCAAAGTTAGTACCTACTTTGCGCGTCACGCGATTTGTGCTCTCACATGCACACAAAACTAAGAATGTCGCGCACCAGTTACGCAAAACTGACGTTCGTTTGTTCAATTGGGTAGAAAATAAATTCCTCACGATATTATGggtttctatttaaaattacagaTTCAAGAATGATGAGCTGTACGCTGATTTTCAAGAGAAGCTGCGAGAAGAGAAGAGGCGCAAGACGCGAGAGTACAGAGACGACATCCTCAAGCAATGGGTCAGTAGTTCACCTTGTACATCAAACcgttttcaagatttcgtgacGAGCGaccttaaattaataatataatcatagcTAAAACAAACTGAAGCCAATAACCATCAGCTGTCGTCTGGCAATATTCATTTGATAGCAGATTTAGATTCGTTCTTGtatcagttttgaattttgtttgtcCTCAGCAATACTCAATAATATATCAATACTAGCggatgtccgcgacttcgtccgcgtgaaactcgatgtaaactttcaactaccgctaccctacccctaccctacccctaccctacctctaccctactcctaccctaccctaccccaaccctacccctaccctaccctatccctaccctacccctaccctacccctaccccgttttctaattattattaatatgaactttatacaataacaataaagctcaaattgactacgttttagttacaaatcatttgtatgtatagtttttaattaacaaataaaatataagggttgatcgtagaggggtgaaaatttagggttgtatgtatttttgtatgctgtgtcataaaaaaataaaaacaaaaaattttgcctaaaaaataaaaaaaaaaatttaggggtggactacccttaacatttaggggtttgaaaaatagatgttggccgattctcagacctactaaatatgcacaaaaaatttcatcaaaatcggtcgagccgtttcggaggagttcaatgtcgaacaccgcgacacgagaattttatatattagatatcaATATGATC
This window of the Bicyclus anynana chromosome 19, ilBicAnyn1.1, whole genome shotgun sequence genome carries:
- the LOC112056435 gene encoding trichohyalin-like, yielding MPIALSAEEWARLARTAGGARDAEGARRREHVRRMNELSQQMTKSWPNSLENVNKRNEELRLARLAAAERANSQFYARYVRRRQAEQRRMLHTARDSFFKNQDAPKMLLGAVIETVIQKEREEQVKFNKELKKKAAEKKKEADDEILRNAKEWHALMNLRKKRRFEVNKQHQKEILDQAYEVSERNRIEYEMELNLQKNDNKKAQEQLDTIKEFEEEFSKKEKETILADMKRAKLEADMRRREQEARDKMDDRLIEVLQKSKARTERKRRETEKRIQKEKQDVLDKISQRLESGDTARNAKEQEILEKAVKEKEDIEEARRQADSRRKQQFKQDRIETRKQFLEKEKQRLHEIDVMHQWEVMNRFKNDELYADFQEKLREEKRRKTREYRDDILKQWRERDERESNERAELRYFYGTLAESKLRDADNKLLTHGAELLREARACGRPDRALRQALDVSASTARTVLRLAGGEQAARRGQQAAHARR